In Drosophila simulans strain w501 chromosome X, Prin_Dsim_3.1, whole genome shotgun sequence, one DNA window encodes the following:
- the LOC27206591 gene encoding MAP kinase-activating death domain protein isoform X11 produces MSDQQKASLCPRLVDYMAIVGAHTTPPMPKGLQGLKAPPVQVPDLLRRYPPSDHADFPLPLDMVYFCQPEGCTSVGPRRTGSAIRDMTSFVFALTDKDSGKTRYGICVNFYRPIERPSSAAGSAGAGNDRPGNGGPGGHGGGAGGGAGGGGRGGRRSSAFRRESWRKSMERSSDSAFSSYGLLTSSSDYRSNVAPSDSDRELTSRRDSDQQRLHSHHSHHQPHHPSASPAVPKLGLMAPSADSESGGSHSPSPRASRKRTKLRNQSLTSLCIISHHPFFTTFRECLFILKKLIDACNESSSPKRVGASQKINRDNVWTVLTGHVSDATPSIVLHDVREIETWILRLLSTPVPVPGSTRVEVEVLSPTVHEPLLFALPDHTRFSLVDFPLHLPLELLGVETCLKVWTLIMQENKVLFQSRDYNALSMSVMAFVTMLYPLEYMFPVIPLLPTCLSCAEQLLLAPTPFVIGVPASFLVYKKNFRLPDDIWVVDLDSTKLTPPTGGYEEIPPLPEPEGTILKNHLKQAMLLMDEAGLGALTSMTATNTAVSSQQLLPSVRDSLQEPPLLGVSQVRLPLQTPPHSAQASQRNSMSAQGTISSRQPSPMNSPALNPFVYGTDVDSVDVATRVAMVRFFNAQNTLANFAEHTRTLRLYPRPVVAFQINSFLRSRPRASQFLNQFARTQAVEFLAEWSLTPTNVAFLRVQTGVMDPMQVGDKPKWFAHALTPIRFSVWDDGSSLNGALRSLKQLECQPTDESGSDSEGADSSSSSYSSLSDFVSEMASSDLSPSLHDVFGSYNRPHVVPQTLSSNLDPALVYHPPSKLQYPEGIADAVASKEEEDEERADSPVSSSSSRSDLSSPSFNRDSEFDFQPKGGQTLGSTTVGSGAAAPSFELATPLAMRLEATIKMASIEQESDTVSTATGKTIAAGSKLQRHPSDSEPRPEKKIPPPLTPPVKQPGVSNILARTGSSGSSSSSPGRQSSQSSLFENFASHAKELVRETTRQSSQEGLLAHVDKHALDEDLDDKMRHTFEKFTLHAKKAAGEASKQALEVSKQAAGVSKNTLEDLTYVGKSTLGDLTKTAKEAATKKGIIKIEEHSAGGAGPPPKSPGSQLATHKQVQQSGGQGGGNNFFSAIGTDFNGLASSTSTMFSGMFGKKSQQKQVPVQQKQPNVSSGKAKSGINFDPFPGRKGLVERTPLIKHSGPRQTQEELTRQQNQERSHSNAENQTFLKDVTNQVLAGEGVGWLKLNRFKKLMEDESYRTLVLSKLNKTLDKKIAPDDHIDDVCVTKPVWKGMLKCIQAIAGGLDVTFANFGLGGMASVFQLMEVAHTHYWSKEINEGSDMSSSLLSSHAASPMGSRENLRSPSSPNGSHSALGSEWASPQESRKSSTQLAHGGPGGSHSGAPINRRLSSADSQDGQSTTEMFKDMLSQKRSALKNMLTSFDSDAAGSTGALSVVSLGVRLPSSCRSTVSDTEYENTTTSKDSKKSSGNLWSGKSTLSAGFRYTGGHLINTSSSPSPDSPRVYLFEGLLGKDRLNLWNQMQFWEDAFLDAVSQERDMIGMDQGPIEMMERYKSLSESERKRLEHDEDRLLSTMLYNLTAILVMLNVAKDEIRRKIRRLLGKSHIGLVYSQEVHNVVDQINNLNGNDIDLKPLGSRLLHRQSFTVHQGTDVNGPLRFMEVRDDGLVLRSVDGTIVERWWYERLVNMTYSPKTKLLCLWRRNGGQTQLHKYYTRKCKELYNCIKEAMERGGTPTNVPELGGEFPVQDMNTGEGGLLQVCLEGVGLLFSNSKDFEFFVRLDHIRKCFTQKGGIFVLEEYNPKTRNLIQRKYQSSMASEIVLSFHRVTSVQFAYICHLNGQRGTVTNKSITGTMESDTAKPVDPLETKEPPLASV; encoded by the exons ATGTCGGACCAGCAGAAAGCCTCCCTCTGTCCCCGTCTGGTGGACTACATGGCCATAGTGGGTGCCCACACGACGCCTCCGATGCCGAAAGGACTGCAGGGCCTCAAGGCCCCGCCAGTGCAG GTGCCCGACCTGCTGCGTCGCTATCCCCCCTCGGATCATGCGGATTTCCCGCTGCCCCTGGACATGGTGTACTTCTGTCAGCCGGAGGGTTGCACCAGCGTTGGACCTCGACGCACTGGCTCGGCCATTCGGGACATGACCTCCTTTGTATTCGCGCTGACCGACAAGGATTCGGGCAAGACACGCTATGGCATATGCGTGAACTTCTACCGTCCCATTGAGCGACCTAGCTCGGCGGCGGGATCGGCAGGAGCTGGCAACGATCGTCCGGGTAATGGAGGACCTGGTGGCCATGGGGGCGgcgctggaggaggagcaggaggcggagGGCGTGGTGGAAGACGGTCGTCGGCCTTCAGGCGGGAGTCGTGGCGCAAGAGCATGGAACGCAGCTCGGATTCGGCATTTAGCAG TTACGGCCTCTTAACTTCTTCTAGCGACTACAGAAGTAACGTAGCGCCTAGCGATTCGGACCGTGAACTGACCTCGCGTCGCGATTCGGACCAGCAGCGCCTGCACTCACACCACTCGCACCACCAGCCGCATCATCCGTCGGCGAGCCCGGCAGTGCCCAAACTGGGTCTGATGGCTCCCTCGGCTGACTCCGAGTCCGGCGGCAGTCATTCCCCATCGCCGCGGGCGTCGCGAAAGAGGACGAAGCTGCGCAACCAGTCGCTCACCTCGCTGTGCATCATCTCGCATCATCCGTTCTTCACCACCTTCCGCGAATGCCTCTTCATCCTGAAGAAGCTCATCGATGCTTGCAACGAATCCTCTTCGCCGAAGCGGGTTGGTGCCTCCCAAAAGATCAACCGGGACAATGTGTGGACGGTGCTGACGGGCCATGTCAGCGATGCCACGCCCTCGATTGTACTGCACGATGTGCGCGAAATCGAAACCTGGATCCTGCGACTTCTCTCCACGCCGGTTCCTGTGCCAGGATCGACCAGAGTTGAG GTTGAGGTGCTGTCGCCGACGGTGCATGAGCCcctgctgtttgcattgcCTGACCACACTCGCTTCTCTCTGGTGGACTTCCCGCTCCATCTGCCGCTGGAGTTGCTCGGAGTGGAGACGTGCCTGAAGGTATGGACTCTGATCATGCAGGAGAACAAGGTGCTGTTCCAGTCGCGCGACTATAACGCCCTCTCCATGTCGGTAATGGCCTTCGTCACTATGCTGTATCCGCTGGAGTACATGTTCCCGGTCATCCCGCTGCTGCCCACCTGCCTAAGTTGTGCGGAGCAGCTACTGTTGGCACCTACGCCGTTTGTCATCGGGGTGCCCGCCTCGTTCCTGGTCTACAAAAAGAACTTCCG TCTACCGGATGACATTTGGGTAGTTGACTTGGACTCCACCAAACTAACGCCACCGACTGGTGGCTACGAAGAAATACCACCGCTACCTGAGCCCGAGGGCACCATTCTGAAGAACCACCTCAAGCAG GCTATGCTATTGATGGATGAAGCTGGACTTGGT GCACTTACCTCGATGACGGCCACCAATACGGCGGTCTCCTCACAACAGCTATTACCATCGGTGCGGGATAGTCTTCAGGAACCACCGTTGCTAGG GGTTTCTCAAGTGAGACTTCCCCTACAGACACCTCCTCACTCGGCGCAGGCCAGTCAACGGAACTCGATGTCCGCCCAAGGAACGATTAGTTCCCGCCAACCGAGCCCGATGAATTCACCAGCCCTCAATCCATTCGTTTACGGAACGGATGTGGATTCCGTGGACGTGGCCACGCGGGTGGCGATGGTGCGATTTTTCAATGCTCAAAATACATTGGCTAATTTCGCTGAGCACACGCGCACTTTGCGGCTGTATCCACGTCCAGTGGTGGCATTCCAGATCAATAGTTTCCTACGATCCCGACCAAGAGCCTCGCAGTTCCTGAATCAATTTGCCAGGACTCAGGCCGTAGAGTTCCTGGCCGAATGGTCACTAACGCCCACGAATGTGGCGTTCCTTCGAGTGCAGACTGGCGTTATGGATCCCATGCAGGTGGGCGATAAGCCCAAGTGGTTCGCCCACGCCCTGACCCCCATCCGATTTTCGGTGTGGGATGATGGCAGCTCACTGAATGGAGCCCTACGATCGCTGAAACAACTTGAGTGCCAGCCGACGGACGAGAGTGGTTCGGATTCAGAGGGAGCGGATAGTAGTAGCTCATCGTACAGCTCACTCAGCGATTTTGTCTCGGAAATGGCTTCCTCCGATCTTTCGCCCAGCCTGCATGATGTCTTTGGGTCTTACAATCGGCCACATGTTGTTCCTCAGACTCTCTCCTCGAATTTGGATCCGGCCTTGGTCTATCATCCGCCCAGCAAGCTGCAGTATCCCGAAGGCATTGCCGATGCGGTGGCCAGcaaagaggaggaggatgaggagcgTGCCGATAGCCCTGTGTCCTCATCCTCCAGTCGCTCGGATCTGAGTTCGCCCAGCTTCAATCGCGATTCGGAGTTTGATTTCCAGCCGAAGGGCGGACAAACTCTGGGATCGACTACAGTTGGCAGTGGAGCGGCTGCACCCAGTTTCGAGTTGGCCACTCCGTTGGCCATGCGACTGGAGGCCACCATTAAGATGGCAAGCATTGAACAGGAATCTGACACGGTATCCACGGCGACGGGCAAGACCATAGCCGCCGGTTCGAAATTACAAAGACATCCCAGCGACTCCGAGCCGCGACCTGAAAAGAAGATTCCG CCACCACTAACGCCACCGGTGAAGCAGCCTGGAGTAAGCAATATCCTGGCCCGAACTGGTAGTtccggctccagctccagcagtCCCGGACGTCAGAGTTCCCAGAGCTCCCTATTCGAGAACTTTGCCTCCCATGCCAAGGAACTGGTGCGCGAAACAACGCGTCAGAGCAGCCAGGAGGGTCTACTGGCCCATGTGGATAAG CATGCGCTGGACGAAGATCTTGACGACAAAATGCGTCATACCTTCGAAAAG TTTACGCTGCACGCAAAGAAGGCAGCTGGAGAGGCTTCGAAGCAGGCCCTGGAAGTGTCCAAACAGGCGGCTGGGGTGAGCAAGAATACCCTCGAAGATCTCACATATGTGGGCAAATCGACGCTGGGCGATCTTACCAAAACGGCCAAGGAGGCTGCCACCAAGAAGGGCATCATTAAAATCGAGGAGCATTCGGCGGGCGGAGCTGGACCGCCGCCAAAGTCACCCGGATCCCAGCTGGCGACACACAAGCAGGTGCAGCAATCGGGCGGCCAGGGTGGTGGCAACAACTTCTTCTCCGCGATTGGGACGGATTTCAATGGGCTagcctcatccacatccaccatGTTCTCGGGCATGTTTGGTAAAA AGAGCCAACAAAAGCAGGTTCCTGTACAGCAAAAGCAACCTAACGTATCCTCTGGAAAGGCCAAGTCTGGCATTAATTTCGACCCATTTCCTGGTCGCAAGGGACTCGTGGAGCGGACGCCGTTAATCAAGCATTCGGGTCCTAGGCAAACACAAGAGGAGCTGACCCGCCAGCAAAACCAGGAGCGTTCGCACAGTAATGCCGAGAATCAGACCTTCCTCAAGGATGTGACCAATCAGGTGCTCGCTGGAGAGGGAGTCGGTTGGCTGAAGCTCAATCGGTTTAAGAAACTTATGGAGGACGAGTCCTATCGCACACTGGTGCTCAGCAAGCTGAATAAGACGCTGGACAAGAAGATTGCCCCAGATGATCATATTGACGATGTG TGCGTGACGAAGCCCGTGTGGAAGGGTATGCTTAAGTGCATCCAGGCCATAGCCGGCGGGTTGGACGTGACCTTTGCGAATTTCGGCCTGGGCGGTATGGCTTCTGTGTTCCAGTTGATGGAGGTAGCCCACACGCATTATTGGAGCAAGGAGATCAACGAGGGCAGCGACATGTCCTCCAGCTTGCTCTCCAGTCACGCCGCCAGTCCCATGGGCAGTAGAGAGAACCTGCGATCGCCTAGCTCGCCAAATGGCTCCCACTCGGCATTGGGCAGTGAGTGGGCATCGCCGCAGGAATCACGAAAGAGTTCCACTCAATTGGCACACGGTGGACCAGGTGGTTCGCATTCGGGAGCACCGATCAACCGGCGATTGTCGTCGGCGGACAGCCAGGATGGCCAGTCCACCACGGAGATGTTCAAGGACATGCTGTCACAGAAAAGAAGTGCCTTGAAGAACATGCTCACCTCCTTCGATTCAGAT GCTGCTGGCTCCACGGGTGCGCTTTCCGTTGTCAGCTTGGGCGTCCGCTTGCCCTCCAGCTGCCGATCCACGGTTTCTGACACCGAGTACGAAAAT ACAACCACGTCGAAGGATTCGAAAAAGAGCTCTGGCAATCTATGGTCGGGCAAGTCAACGCTAAGTGCCGGATTTCGTTATACTGGAGGACACCTGATCAACACGTCATCTTCTCCCTCGCCAGACAGTCCGCGGGTTTATCTCTTTGAAGGGTTGCTGGGCAAGGATCGCCTCAATCTTTGGAACCAAATGCAATTCTGGGAGGATGCCTTTCTCGACGCTGTTAGTCAGGAGCGTGATATGATCGGCATGGATCAG GGTCCTATTGAAATGATGGAGCGCTACAAGTCACTAAGTGAATCGGAGCGCAAGCGTCTTGAACACGACGAGGATCGTTTGCTATCCACAATGCTCTACAACCTGACGGCCATCCTGGTGATGCTGAATGTCGCCAAGGACGAGATCCGACGCAAGATTCGACGCCTCCTTGGAAAGAGTCATATTGGCTTGGTGTATTCCCAAGAGGTACACAATGTCGTCGATCAGATAAACAATCTG AACGGAAATGACATTGATCTAAAGCCCCTGGGTTCACGATTGCTGCACCGCCAGAGCTTCACCGTCCACCAGGGCACGGATGTGAATGGACCACTACGATTTATGGAGGTGCGGGACGATGGTCTGGTTCTGCGATCAGTGGATGGCACCATTGTGGAGCGCTGGTGGTACGAGCGGCTGGTCAACATGACCTATTCACCCAAGACCAAGCTGCTCTGCCTGTGGCGCCGCAATGGCGGTCAGACGCAATTGCACAAATACTACACACGAAAG TGCAAGGAGCTGTACAATTGCATCAAGGAGGCAATGGAGCGGGGCGGCACGCCCACCAATGTGCCCGAGCTGGGCGGCGAGTTTCCCGTTCAGGACATGAACACAGGCGAGGGCGGCCTGCTGCAGGTGTGCCTCGAGGGTGTCGGTTTGTTGTTCTCCAACAGCAAG GATTTCGAG TTCTTCGTCCGATTGGACCACATCCGCAAGTGCTTCACCCAgaagggtggcatttttgtACTGGAGGAGTACA ATCCCAAGACGCGCAATCTCATTCAACGAAAGTACCAGTCGAGCATG GCGTCGGAAATTGTCTTGAGCTTCCATCGCGTTACCTCCGTGCAGTTTGCCTACATCTGTCATCTCAATGGCCAGCGAGGTACAGTCACCAACAAAAGCATAACTGGAACGATGGAATCGGATACAGCTAAGCCTGTGGACCCACTGGAAACGAAGGAACCACCGCTGGCGAGCGTATAA